The Primulina eburnea isolate SZY01 chromosome 13, ASM2296580v1, whole genome shotgun sequence genome includes a region encoding these proteins:
- the LOC140809814 gene encoding uncharacterized protein — translation MPPRRAVVPLRPPAPEQGSTSGDPMDVTATPMETLLKRFQSFRPPTLKGTELAVDCESWLEDIEMLFESLGYSDEKRVKLIGHQLQDIAKNWWMNMRRALEQRGTEITWKVFKTEFYLRFFPISYRKDKGAEFANLRQGALNIEEYVAKFSSLLRFAPHVSGNDEAMADQFINGLNPDIFTLVNTGRPDNFADALNRAKGAEAGFLRQKSAPFVAPSPRPPLPPSQIPPPRFESGGSSSGRKDQLKAKGKQFKRAGSSSSSSSGSRQRGPGQGTDVTGVYCNTCGGKHATEQCQGVTGRCNYCRQPGHFAKVCPQRSAQRFQSAGSSASVAQPERQAPSVHSFQPPQTQTQPRARGSQTVSQPQRQQAQVFALTEEQAQDAPDDVIAGGAGSGSRRG, via the exons atgcctcctagaagagcagttgtACCTTTGCGACCACCAgcaccagagcagggtagcacatccggtgatccgatggatgttactgcgacccctatggagactctACTGaaacgattccagtctttccgaccaccgaccttaaaaGGTACAGAACTTGCAGTTGACTGCGAAAgctggcttgaggacattgaaatgttattcgagtctctcgggtacagtgatgagaaaagggtaaagcttattggccatcaacttcaggatatagccaagaactggtggatgaacatgagaagagcactagagcaacgtggtacTGAAATCAcgtggaaagtgttcaagacggaattctatctgcgtttctttcccatatcctatcgtaaagataaaggtgcagaatttgccaatctgaggcaaggagcactgaacattgaagagtacgttgccaaattctcttctttgcttcgttttgcaccacatgtttcaggtaatgatgaggccatggcagatcagtttataaatggcctgaatccagatatctttacattggttaatactgggagacccgataattttgctgatgcattgaaccgtgccaaaggagctgaagcaggatttcTTAGGCAAAAGAGTGCTCCGtttgttgcaccgagtccgagaccgccactacctccatctcaaattcctcctcctcgttttgagagtggtggcagcagtagtgggcGAAAGGATCAGCTGAAAGCGaaagggaaacagtttaagagggcagggagcagttcatcgagctccagcgggtcaagacagagaggtcctggccagggTACGGATGTGACAGGCGTGTATTGCAACACTTGTGGGGGtaagcatgcgactgaacagtgtcaAGGGGTGACAGGGAGATGCAACTATTGCAGGCAACCAggacattttgccaaagtctgtccacagaggagtgcacagagatttcagagtgcagggtcatcagcctctgtagctcagcctgagagaCAAGCTCCCTCTGTCCATTCCTTTCAACCTCCACAGACTCAGACTCAGCCTAGAGCTAGAGGTAGCCaaacggtgagtcagcctcagagacaacaagcccaggtgtttgcgttgactgaagagcaagcacaggatgccccagatgatgtcattgcag gtggggcaggatctgggtcacgcagaggatga